The following coding sequences lie in one Klebsiella huaxiensis genomic window:
- a CDS encoding sulfate ABC transporter substrate-binding protein produces MNKWGVGLTLLLASASVLAKDIQLLNVSYDPTRELYEQYNKAFSAHWKQETGDNVVIRQSHGGSGKQATSVINGLEADVVTLALAYDVDAIAERGRIDKNWLKRLPDNSAPYTSTIVFLVRKGNPKQIHDWNDLIKPGVSVITPNPKSSGGARWNYLAAWGYALHQNNGDQAKAQEFVKALFKNVEVLDSGARGSTNTFVERGIGDVLIAWENEALLATNELGKDKFEIVTPSESILAEPTVSVVDKVVDKKGTRQVADAYLKYLYSPEGQEIAAKNFYRPRDPDVAKKYANEFPKLKLFTIDEEFGGWTKAQKEHFSNGGTFDQISQR; encoded by the coding sequence ATGAATAAGTGGGGCGTAGGGTTAACTCTGTTGCTGGCATCCGCCAGCGTTCTGGCAAAAGACATTCAGCTATTAAACGTTTCTTATGATCCGACGCGCGAGCTGTACGAACAGTACAACAAAGCGTTTAGCGCGCACTGGAAGCAGGAAACCGGCGATAACGTGGTGATTCGTCAATCCCACGGCGGCTCCGGCAAGCAGGCGACCTCGGTGATCAACGGCCTTGAGGCCGATGTGGTAACCCTTGCGCTGGCTTATGATGTTGATGCGATTGCTGAACGCGGTCGGATCGACAAAAACTGGCTCAAACGCCTGCCGGATAACTCCGCGCCGTATACCTCTACCATCGTGTTCCTGGTGCGTAAGGGCAATCCGAAACAAATTCATGACTGGAACGACCTGATTAAACCGGGCGTATCGGTGATTACGCCGAACCCGAAAAGCTCCGGTGGCGCACGCTGGAACTATCTGGCGGCCTGGGGCTACGCTCTGCACCAGAACAACGGCGACCAGGCTAAGGCTCAGGAGTTCGTGAAAGCGCTGTTTAAGAACGTCGAAGTGCTGGATTCTGGCGCACGTGGCTCGACCAATACCTTCGTAGAGCGTGGGATCGGCGACGTGTTGATTGCCTGGGAAAACGAAGCGCTGCTGGCGACAAACGAACTGGGCAAAGATAAATTTGAAATCGTGACCCCGAGCGAATCGATTCTGGCCGAACCGACCGTTTCGGTCGTCGATAAAGTGGTCGATAAAAAAGGCACTCGCCAGGTGGCGGACGCTTATCTGAAGTATCTCTACTCGCCGGAAGGTCAGGAGATTGCGGCGAAGAACTTCTATCGCCCACGTGACCCGGATGTGGCGAAAAAATACGCCAATGAATTCCCGAAACTGAAACTGTTCACTATCGATGAAGAGTTTGGCGGCTGGACCAAAGCCCAGAAGGAACACTTCTCCAACGGCGGTACCTTCGACCAGATTAGCCAGCGTTAA
- the zapB gene encoding septal ring assembly protein ZapB, producing MTMSLEVFEKLESKVQQAIDTITLLQMEIEELKEKNNTLAQEVQSAQHGREELERENGQLKEQQQGWQDRLQALLGRMEEV from the coding sequence ATGACGATGTCATTAGAAGTGTTTGAGAAATTAGAATCTAAAGTCCAGCAGGCGATTGATACCATCACTCTGTTACAGATGGAAATCGAAGAGCTGAAAGAAAAGAACAACACGCTGGCGCAGGAAGTACAAAGCGCACAGCACGGTCGTGAAGAGCTGGAGCGTGAAAACGGTCAGCTGAAAGAACAACAGCAGGGCTGGCAGGATCGTCTGCAGGCGCTGCTGGGCCGCATGGAAGAAGTATAA
- a CDS encoding GntR family transcriptional regulator: MQVDKTSFTPLYKQLFFIICQQIQNGSLPLGSQLPTQKEIARTYNVSLIVVKQAWSELINAGIISSQRGSGSVVCSMPEGVSYGHTFRGITSDLQDASVAIENRILEIAPRRARDAQADGLSLPAHHHYLYISRIRCLNNRPFNHEKIYLDLSFFPDLELTAQALEHTSLYSLLNVTSDSAIEKVEAILPSADLCEKLQIAANKPLLSVARQTFQAGHDSPFEYCRYYVLSEYFGEIHYH, from the coding sequence TTGCAGGTTGATAAAACGAGCTTTACTCCGCTTTATAAGCAACTATTTTTTATCATCTGTCAGCAGATCCAGAACGGGTCTTTGCCTTTGGGCAGCCAGTTGCCGACGCAAAAAGAGATTGCCAGGACCTATAACGTCTCGCTGATTGTGGTGAAACAGGCCTGGAGCGAGCTGATTAATGCGGGGATTATTTCGTCGCAGCGCGGGAGCGGTTCGGTAGTCTGCTCCATGCCGGAAGGTGTGAGCTACGGCCATACGTTTCGCGGTATTACCAGCGATCTACAAGACGCCAGCGTGGCGATTGAAAACCGTATTCTGGAGATCGCGCCGCGCCGGGCGCGCGATGCTCAGGCTGATGGTTTAAGCCTGCCTGCACATCATCACTATCTCTATATTTCGCGTATTCGTTGCCTGAATAACCGTCCATTTAACCATGAGAAAATTTATCTCGATCTCAGCTTCTTCCCGGACCTGGAACTCACGGCGCAGGCGCTGGAGCATACGTCGCTCTATTCTTTATTAAACGTCACAAGCGACTCGGCGATAGAAAAAGTTGAGGCGATTTTACCTTCCGCCGACCTGTGTGAAAAATTGCAAATTGCCGCGAATAAACCGCTGTTATCCGTCGCCAGACAGACATTTCAGGCTGGACACGATAGCCCGTTTGAATATTGCCGTTATTATGTGCTGTCTGAATACTTTGGCGAAATTCATTATCACTGA
- a CDS encoding aminoimidazole riboside kinase, whose product MKAMNKVWVIGDASVDLVPEKQNSYLKCPGGASANVGVCVARLGGECGFIGCLGDDDAGRFLRQVFQDNGVDVSFLRMDTALTSAVLIVNLTADGERSFTYLVHPGADTYVSPQDLPPFREHEWFYFSSIGLTDRPAREACLEGARRMREAGGYVLFDVNLRSKMWRDTDEIPELIAQSAALASICKVSADELCQLSGASHWQDARYYLRDLGCDTTIISLGADGALLINPEGEFCFPAPHVEVIDTTGAGDAFVGGLLFTLARANCWDHALLAEAISNANACGAMAVTAKGAMTALPFPDQLNTFLSSHSLAQAMTVK is encoded by the coding sequence ATGAAGGCCATGAATAAGGTTTGGGTTATCGGCGATGCCTCCGTTGATCTGGTGCCGGAAAAACAGAATAGCTACCTGAAATGCCCCGGCGGCGCATCGGCGAACGTGGGAGTGTGCGTTGCCAGGCTGGGCGGAGAGTGCGGTTTTATCGGTTGTCTTGGTGACGATGACGCCGGCCGTTTCCTGCGTCAGGTTTTTCAGGATAACGGCGTGGATGTCTCTTTTCTACGCATGGATACGGCCCTGACCAGCGCGGTGCTAATCGTCAACCTGACGGCTGACGGGGAACGCAGTTTTACCTATCTGGTGCATCCAGGTGCCGATACCTACGTCTCGCCGCAGGATCTGCCGCCGTTCAGGGAGCATGAATGGTTTTACTTCAGCTCGATTGGCTTAACCGACAGACCCGCTCGCGAGGCGTGCCTTGAGGGAGCGAGAAGAATGCGTGAAGCGGGTGGTTACGTACTGTTTGACGTCAATCTGCGCAGCAAAATGTGGCGGGATACCGATGAAATCCCTGAACTGATCGCCCAGTCCGCTGCGCTGGCTTCTATCTGCAAAGTCTCGGCAGATGAGTTGTGTCAACTGAGTGGTGCCAGCCACTGGCAGGATGCGCGTTATTACCTGCGCGATCTGGGCTGCGACACCACCATCATCTCATTAGGCGCTGATGGCGCGCTGTTGATTAACCCTGAAGGTGAGTTTTGTTTTCCGGCACCTCACGTTGAGGTCATCGACACCACCGGCGCGGGTGATGCTTTTGTTGGCGGCCTGCTGTTCACCCTTGCCCGCGCAAATTGCTGGGATCATGCCCTGCTGGCGGAAGCCATCAGCAATGCCAACGCCTGCGGCGCAATGGCGGTGACGGCAAAAGGGGCAATGACCGCTCTGCCGTTTCCCGACCAGCTAAATACTTTTCTTTCCAGCCATTCGCTGGCACAAGCCATGACCGTGAAATAA
- the glpK gene encoding glycerol kinase GlpK: MTDKKYIVALDQGTTSSRAVVMDHDANIVSVSQREFEQIYPKPGWVEHDPMEIWATQSSTLVEVLAKADISSDEIAAIGITNQRETAIVWERETGKPIYNAIVWQCRRTAEICEQLKRDGMEEYIRKATGLVVDPYFSGTKVKWILDHVEGARERAKRGELLFGTVDTWLIWKMTQGRVHVTDYTNASRTMLFNIHELDWDDKMLDALDIPRAMLPEVRKSSEVYGQTNIGGKGGTRIPIAGIAGDQQAALFGQLCVKEGMAKNTYGTGCFMLMNTGEKAVKSENGLLTTIACGPRGEVNYALEGAVFMAGASIQWLRDEMKLISDAFDSEYFATKVKDTNGVYVVPAFTGLGAPYWDPYARGAIFGLTRGVNSNHIIRATLESIAYQTRDVLEAMQADSGIRLHALRVDGGAVANNFLMQFQSDILGTRVERPEVREVTALGAAYLAGLAVGFWQNLDELQEKAVIEREFRPGIETTERNVRYSGWKKAVKRALAWEEHDEA; encoded by the coding sequence ATGACCGACAAAAAATATATCGTAGCGCTCGACCAGGGCACCACCAGCTCCCGCGCCGTTGTAATGGATCACGATGCCAATATCGTCAGCGTCTCTCAGCGAGAATTTGAACAAATTTATCCGAAGCCCGGCTGGGTTGAGCACGACCCGATGGAGATCTGGGCAACCCAAAGTTCCACGTTGGTAGAAGTGCTGGCAAAAGCCGATATCAGCTCCGATGAAATCGCGGCAATCGGCATCACCAACCAACGTGAAACCGCTATCGTGTGGGAGCGCGAAACCGGTAAACCGATTTATAACGCGATTGTCTGGCAGTGCCGCCGTACCGCTGAAATCTGCGAGCAGCTCAAGCGCGACGGCATGGAAGAGTACATCCGTAAGGCTACCGGCCTGGTGGTTGACCCCTACTTCTCCGGCACCAAAGTGAAGTGGATCCTTGACCACGTCGAAGGTGCGCGCGAGCGCGCAAAACGCGGCGAGCTGCTGTTCGGCACCGTGGACACCTGGCTTATCTGGAAAATGACCCAGGGGCGCGTGCACGTCACCGACTACACCAACGCCTCACGTACCATGCTGTTCAACATCCACGAGCTGGACTGGGACGACAAAATGCTCGACGCGCTGGATATCCCCCGCGCCATGTTGCCGGAAGTACGCAAGTCTTCCGAAGTGTACGGCCAGACCAATATCGGCGGTAAAGGCGGCACGCGTATTCCGATCGCCGGTATCGCGGGCGACCAGCAGGCGGCGCTGTTCGGCCAGCTATGCGTTAAAGAAGGGATGGCGAAAAATACCTACGGCACTGGCTGCTTCATGCTGATGAACACCGGCGAGAAAGCGGTGAAATCTGAAAACGGCCTGCTGACGACGATCGCCTGCGGCCCACGCGGCGAAGTGAACTATGCGCTGGAAGGTGCGGTGTTTATGGCAGGCGCTTCCATCCAGTGGCTGCGCGATGAGATGAAGCTAATTAGCGACGCGTTCGATTCCGAATATTTCGCAACTAAAGTGAAAGATACCAACGGCGTATACGTGGTCCCGGCATTTACTGGCCTCGGCGCACCGTACTGGGACCCGTACGCCCGCGGCGCAATCTTCGGCCTGACCCGCGGCGTGAACTCTAACCATATTATTCGCGCCACTCTGGAGTCGATCGCCTATCAGACCCGCGACGTGCTGGAAGCAATGCAGGCTGACTCAGGGATCCGTCTGCACGCTCTGCGCGTCGACGGTGGCGCGGTGGCCAACAACTTCCTGATGCAGTTCCAGTCCGATATTCTCGGCACCCGTGTAGAACGCCCTGAAGTGCGCGAAGTCACCGCGCTGGGTGCTGCCTATCTGGCCGGTCTGGCGGTGGGTTTCTGGCAGAATCTGGATGAGTTGCAGGAGAAAGCGGTTATCGAACGTGAATTCCGCCCGGGGATTGAAACTACCGAGCGTAACGTTCGCTACAGCGGCTGGAAGAAAGCGGTAAAACGCGCATTAGCGTGGGAAGAGCACGACGAAGCGTAA
- a CDS encoding ADP-ribosylglycohydrolase family protein, which produces MHVDQNKILGCLVGAAAADAMGAATEVRTQQQIKDYFGGWVTTFQKPPADTFGRCNEAGMCTDDFIQAKYIMDALLRHQREVSDEAMREAFQQWLDYPYYANFTGPTTRAAMKAIFNDNRASLQGELEGEKQSVQIINKGNAEATNGAAMKIWPAAVLHPGNIDAAIQCALQICRFTHNNVLAMSGAAAMAAATSEALRAQTDADSIIAAGIYGAQRGYLLAQEQGAMMVAGPSVARRIELAVDIGKRHRHWETAIVDIADIIGSGLHVSEAVPAAFGLFACCPNSAVDAIISGVNIGNDTDTVATMVGAISGAFHGVEAFPADYLTTLDRMNHFDLAELARQIAG; this is translated from the coding sequence ATGCACGTTGATCAAAACAAAATACTGGGATGCCTGGTTGGCGCCGCCGCCGCGGACGCGATGGGAGCGGCGACGGAAGTACGTACCCAGCAGCAAATAAAAGACTATTTTGGCGGCTGGGTGACGACCTTTCAAAAACCGCCAGCCGATACTTTTGGCCGCTGCAATGAAGCGGGCATGTGCACGGATGATTTTATTCAGGCTAAGTACATTATGGACGCGCTGCTGCGCCATCAGCGTGAGGTCAGCGACGAAGCGATGCGCGAGGCCTTCCAGCAGTGGCTGGATTATCCTTACTACGCCAACTTTACGGGGCCCACGACGCGCGCGGCGATGAAAGCGATCTTTAACGACAATCGCGCCTCTTTGCAGGGAGAGCTGGAAGGCGAAAAACAGTCGGTACAGATCATTAATAAAGGTAACGCGGAAGCAACCAACGGCGCGGCCATGAAGATTTGGCCAGCGGCGGTGCTGCATCCTGGTAATATCGACGCGGCAATTCAATGTGCGTTGCAGATTTGTCGATTTACCCATAACAACGTGCTGGCGATGTCAGGCGCCGCGGCGATGGCGGCGGCAACCAGCGAGGCTTTAAGAGCGCAGACCGACGCAGACAGTATCATTGCTGCCGGTATCTACGGTGCGCAAAGAGGCTATCTTCTGGCGCAGGAGCAAGGGGCGATGATGGTCGCCGGGCCTTCCGTCGCCCGGCGCATTGAGCTGGCCGTGGATATCGGTAAACGTCATCGCCATTGGGAAACCGCGATAGTGGACATTGCTGATATTATTGGCTCCGGGCTGCACGTGAGTGAAGCGGTGCCCGCGGCCTTTGGCCTGTTCGCGTGTTGTCCGAATTCTGCGGTAGATGCTATTATCTCCGGCGTTAATATCGGCAATGATACTGATACCGTCGCCACCATGGTTGGGGCGATTTCCGGCGCATTCCATGGCGTGGAGGCTTTTCCCGCCGATTATTTAACGACCTTGGATCGTATGAATCATTTCGATTTGGCAGAACTGGCCAGGCAAATCGCAGGGTAG
- the gltS gene encoding sodium/glutamate symporter — MFHLDTLSTLVAATLVLLLGRKLVQTVPFLKKYTIPEPVAGGLLVALALLVLKKSMDIEIDFDMSLKDPLMLAFFATIGLNANLASLRAGGKVVGTFLIVVVGLLLLQNALGIGMAKLLGLDPLMGLLAGSITLSGGHGTGAAWSKVFVERYGFANATEVAMACATFGLVLGGLIGGPVARYLIKHSSSPDGTPDDQLAPTAFEKPDMGRMITSLVLIESIALIAICLTVGKIVAQLLMGTVFELPTFVCVLFIGVILSNSLSALGLYRVFDRAVSVLGNVSLSLFLAMALMSLKLWELASLALPMIAILAVQTVAMALYAVFVTYRMMGKNYDAAVLAAGHCGFGLGATPTAIANMQAITDRFGPSHMAFLVVPMVGAFFIDIVNALVIKLYLLLPMFG; from the coding sequence ATGTTTCATCTCGATACCTTATCGACGCTCGTTGCCGCAACACTAGTGTTGCTACTGGGTAGAAAACTCGTTCAAACCGTCCCTTTCCTGAAAAAATACACCATTCCTGAGCCCGTGGCGGGTGGATTGTTGGTTGCGCTGGCGCTGCTGGTGCTTAAGAAGAGCATGGATATCGAAATCGATTTCGATATGAGTCTGAAAGATCCGCTGATGCTGGCGTTCTTCGCCACCATCGGTCTGAATGCCAACCTCGCCAGCTTGCGGGCTGGCGGCAAAGTGGTGGGGACGTTCCTGATCGTTGTCGTGGGACTGCTACTGCTGCAAAACGCCCTCGGCATCGGCATGGCGAAGCTGCTGGGCCTCGACCCGCTGATGGGGCTGCTGGCGGGTTCGATTACGCTTTCCGGCGGTCATGGAACCGGGGCGGCGTGGAGTAAAGTGTTTGTCGAGCGCTATGGCTTTGCCAACGCCACCGAAGTGGCGATGGCTTGCGCAACTTTTGGCCTGGTGCTTGGCGGCCTGATTGGCGGACCGGTGGCGCGCTACCTGATTAAGCACTCTTCTTCACCGGACGGCACGCCGGACGATCAGTTGGCGCCGACCGCGTTTGAAAAACCGGATATGGGACGCATGATCACGTCGCTGGTGCTGATTGAAAGTATCGCGTTAATTGCAATCTGTTTGACGGTAGGGAAGATCGTTGCGCAACTGCTGATGGGCACCGTGTTCGAGCTGCCGACCTTCGTTTGCGTGCTGTTTATCGGCGTGATTCTCAGCAACAGTTTGTCGGCACTGGGGCTGTATCGCGTGTTCGACCGCGCGGTGTCGGTATTGGGTAACGTCAGTCTGTCGCTGTTCCTGGCGATGGCGCTGATGAGCCTCAAGCTGTGGGAGCTGGCGTCGCTGGCTCTGCCGATGATTGCTATTCTGGCGGTGCAAACGGTAGCGATGGCGCTGTACGCGGTGTTTGTGACCTATCGAATGATGGGGAAAAACTACGATGCCGCCGTTCTGGCCGCCGGGCACTGCGGTTTTGGCCTCGGCGCAACGCCGACGGCGATTGCCAATATGCAGGCGATTACCGACCGTTTTGGCCCATCGCACATGGCGTTTCTGGTGGTGCCGATGGTGGGTGCGTTCTTTATTGATATCGTTAACGCGCTGGTAATTAAGCTGTATCTGCTGTTGCCGATGTTTGGCTGA
- a CDS encoding MIP/aquaporin family protein yields the protein MSQTSTLKGQCIAEFLGTGLLIFFGVGCVAALKVAGASFGQWEISIIWGLGVAMAIYLTAGVSGAHLNPAVTIALWLFACFDGRKVVPFIIAQFAGAFCAAALVYGLYYNLFFDFEHSHNMVRGSVESLELAGIFSTYPNPHINFVQAFAVEMVITAILMGVILALTDDGNGVPRGPLAPLLIGLLIAVIGASMGPLTGFAMNPARDLGPKTFAWLAGWGDVAFTGGKDIPYFLVPLCAPIVGAALGAFCYRKLIGRHLPCDTCVAEEKEASSSSTTQHNASL from the coding sequence ATGAGCCAAACATCAACACTAAAAGGCCAGTGCATCGCAGAGTTCCTCGGTACCGGGTTGTTGATCTTTTTCGGCGTTGGGTGCGTCGCTGCACTTAAGGTCGCGGGAGCAAGCTTCGGTCAATGGGAAATCAGCATCATCTGGGGTCTGGGCGTCGCTATGGCGATTTACCTGACCGCAGGAGTTTCCGGTGCGCACCTTAACCCAGCGGTTACCATTGCGCTGTGGCTGTTCGCCTGCTTCGACGGGCGTAAAGTTGTTCCTTTTATCATTGCGCAATTCGCTGGCGCCTTTTGCGCTGCGGCTTTAGTTTACGGGCTTTATTACAATCTTTTCTTCGATTTCGAACATAGCCACAATATGGTGCGCGGTAGCGTCGAAAGTCTTGAGCTGGCTGGCATTTTCTCCACTTACCCGAACCCGCATATCAATTTTGTGCAGGCCTTCGCGGTAGAGATGGTGATTACCGCTATCCTGATGGGCGTCATTCTGGCGCTGACCGATGATGGCAACGGCGTGCCGCGCGGCCCGCTGGCACCGCTGCTGATTGGTCTGCTGATCGCCGTTATCGGCGCATCCATGGGCCCGCTGACCGGCTTCGCCATGAACCCGGCACGCGATCTCGGACCAAAAACCTTCGCCTGGCTTGCTGGCTGGGGTGATGTCGCCTTCACGGGTGGCAAAGATATTCCTTATTTCCTGGTGCCGCTGTGTGCGCCAATCGTCGGTGCTGCGCTAGGCGCATTCTGCTACCGCAAGCTGATTGGCCGTCACCTGCCTTGCGACACCTGCGTTGCCGAAGAGAAAGAAGCCTCATCCTCCTCTACAACGCAACACAACGCTTCGCTGTAA
- a CDS encoding CDP-diacylglycerol diphosphatase, with the protein MRRVRYFLLVLLVVVLAAVAGGYYWLHSGNPDALRKIVLQQCVPNQQQNQNPAPCAEVNLKGGYVLFKDRNGPLQYLLMPTYRINGTESPLLLDPLTPNFFWQAWQGREIMSQHRGSAVSDDAVSLTINSRSGRTQNHFHIHISCLRPDVRTQLDKEASVISSRWLPLPGGLMGHEYLARRVTETELAQRSPFLMLAEEVPEAREHMGRFAMAMAKQSDGSLVLLATERNLLTLNRASAEEIQDHNCAILTDR; encoded by the coding sequence ATGCGAAGAGTACGATACTTTTTATTGGTGCTGCTGGTGGTGGTTCTGGCGGCGGTGGCCGGAGGCTACTACTGGCTCCATTCAGGCAACCCTGACGCGTTGCGGAAAATTGTTCTGCAACAGTGCGTCCCCAACCAACAGCAGAATCAAAATCCCGCGCCCTGTGCGGAAGTGAATCTGAAGGGCGGCTATGTCCTGTTTAAAGACCGCAACGGCCCGCTGCAGTATCTGCTGATGCCAACTTATCGTATTAACGGCACCGAAAGCCCTCTTCTGCTCGACCCTCTGACACCAAATTTCTTCTGGCAGGCCTGGCAGGGGCGTGAAATCATGAGCCAGCATCGTGGCTCTGCCGTATCGGATGATGCGGTTTCATTGACAATTAATTCGCGTAGCGGGCGCACGCAAAATCATTTCCATATCCATATCTCCTGCTTACGGCCCGATGTTCGCACTCAACTGGATAAAGAGGCCTCTGTCATTAGCAGTCGCTGGTTGCCGCTGCCCGGCGGGTTAATGGGTCATGAATATCTGGCGCGCCGGGTCACTGAAACGGAGTTGGCGCAGCGCAGTCCTTTTCTGATGCTGGCGGAAGAAGTACCGGAAGCGCGTGAGCATATGGGCCGCTTTGCGATGGCGATGGCGAAGCAGAGCGACGGCTCGCTGGTGCTACTGGCCACCGAGCGTAACCTGCTGACGCTCAATCGCGCATCGGCGGAAGAGATTCAGGATCATAACTGCGCGATTTTGACGGATCGCTAG
- a CDS encoding MFS transporter: MKLSIVEKIGFGAGDMAINVVIIAMQLLLAYFYTDIYGLSAADVGVLFVVVRMIDAIIDPAMGVLTDKLNTRWGRYRPWLLWFAIPFGFAVYLMFITPDMAYMAKLAWAYGTYILMTLVYTAITIPYISMIGVITSDPVERLSANGYRFVMTKIAAFLVTIVVPMLAVWLGQGNKALGYQFSMGLMGAMGALLFIFCFLTTRERSEPEITSLSVGKQFKYLLRNDQWIILGVVILLLMCGYVIRGSVAAYYAKYYLNGGDSLISPFLTTGVIASILAMIATTWITKFWDKIKMFRYTQLVTFVLSALMYFFVGRENLVLAFTFYFLINFFCDMQMPVFWSSIAEAVDYGEKKTGLRVSGLAFGGILFFQKFGMGIAGGVLGFLLSHFGYQADVEQTARSLTGIALMMTLIPALFHLAVGLLMKKYLINNEYYRDIQLALAQKQA, encoded by the coding sequence ATGAAACTTTCTATTGTGGAAAAAATCGGTTTCGGCGCAGGGGATATGGCAATAAACGTAGTGATTATTGCCATGCAGCTGCTGCTCGCCTATTTCTATACCGATATCTATGGCCTGAGCGCCGCTGATGTTGGCGTATTGTTTGTGGTTGTGCGGATGATTGATGCCATTATCGATCCGGCCATGGGGGTTCTTACCGATAAACTGAATACGCGCTGGGGGCGTTACCGCCCGTGGTTGCTGTGGTTTGCTATTCCTTTTGGTTTCGCCGTTTATTTGATGTTTATTACGCCGGATATGGCTTATATGGCCAAACTGGCATGGGCCTATGGCACCTATATTCTTATGACCCTGGTGTATACCGCCATCACCATCCCCTATATTTCGATGATTGGCGTGATTACCAGCGACCCTGTCGAACGACTTAGCGCAAATGGTTATCGCTTTGTAATGACCAAAATTGCCGCTTTCCTGGTGACTATTGTGGTACCGATGCTTGCCGTCTGGCTGGGGCAGGGTAATAAGGCTTTGGGCTATCAGTTTTCGATGGGATTAATGGGGGCGATGGGTGCGCTGCTGTTTATCTTCTGTTTTCTCACCACTCGCGAACGCAGCGAACCGGAAATTACGTCGTTATCAGTAGGAAAGCAGTTTAAGTATCTGTTACGTAACGATCAGTGGATTATTCTCGGCGTTGTTATTTTGCTACTGATGTGCGGTTATGTTATTCGCGGTTCCGTCGCGGCTTATTACGCCAAGTATTATCTGAACGGCGGCGACAGCTTGATTTCACCCTTCCTGACGACCGGCGTCATTGCTTCAATTCTGGCGATGATTGCTACCACCTGGATAACCAAGTTCTGGGACAAAATTAAAATGTTCCGCTATACCCAGCTCGTCACTTTTGTTCTGAGTGCACTGATGTATTTCTTCGTCGGTCGTGAAAATCTCGTGCTGGCATTTACATTCTATTTCCTCATTAATTTCTTCTGCGACATGCAAATGCCGGTGTTCTGGTCCTCTATCGCTGAAGCGGTGGATTATGGAGAAAAGAAAACCGGTCTGCGCGTTTCCGGTCTCGCGTTTGGCGGCATCCTCTTCTTTCAGAAGTTTGGTATGGGGATCGCTGGCGGCGTACTTGGATTCTTGCTGAGCCACTTTGGCTATCAAGCCGATGTTGAACAAACCGCGCGTTCGCTCACCGGTATTGCGCTGATGATGACGCTCATTCCCGCTCTGTTCCACCTTGCGGTTGGGCTGCTTATGAAAAAGTATCTGATTAACAACGAATATTATCGTGATATTCAGCTCGCTCTGGCGCAGAAACAGGCATAA